The Epinephelus lanceolatus isolate andai-2023 chromosome 10, ASM4190304v1, whole genome shotgun sequence genomic sequence aggattattaatgtgcacctcctcctgtactgccttaatatgcacattgtttacttactggatttttcccgcatggaaattctgaccaatcaagagcagctttcttgtgcAAGGCAGTTTATCTGGTCTGCTTTtaaaatgctgccgtgagaacacaaaccaactctaggcaattatacatctttgtaacaaaattagtacttgattcagaccaaagcaagacaactctaggtctgaaagcacccttaggtaacaaaaacatgattctAATAATATTCCATTCCTGCCCTCCTAAATTCTACCCACTGAACCCTTTAGTGTCCAGATGTTCCCTATGACTTTTTGGCACATTATATTGTGATAATCAGAGGTGATGGCCCTTCTGTTTCTACAGGCTCTCCTATCAGCACAATGTTCCTCAGCCCTGGTGTCACACCATGGAAAACAACTCTTCCTGGAGTAGTGGATGGAGCCAACAACCCTGGGATCCGTGTCTTTGAATATGACACTCAAACACTCCTGGTCAAAGTAAGTAAAGACCAGTCTGTATAATGTCCACTCACATATTTAGGAGTCTTTCTAAGCTGCAATAGACAGCCTCCATGAAAGCAACTTGTGCTTATAttgttctggtttctgtttcttAAACCACCTGTTTGAATACACGCAGGATGTGGTGACACACTATCTGAACCTGACACATGCTAATGCAGCCCGCGGCCGCTGGGAGAAGGAGTATCGCCTCACAGAGAGTTTCAGAGTACCAGACGCTTCCCCAGCCTCCATGCATCAGGTTCTGGAGCATATTGCTAATAATCATTGCTACCTACAGAAGTACTACGAGTTCAACTCTGTCAGCTATGACCTGACGGAGTGTCACAGAGACTGCCGTGTTGATCACGTGTGTGCAGCCAGAGAGGTAGACTTTGAGAGGTATGAGCATTGTCTGGAAAAAGAAGGGGCAGCTGCCATTTATGGTGGGCTGCTGCCGTTCCTCTCTGTGGCTCTGAGTCTGATGTTGGCCAATCGGTAATGATCATCTATCACAGATCATTGTGGCTAAGTAAATATTTAACAGTTACTATCACAGGATGTTTTCATGTTCTAAATCATAGACATCTGTCATTTAGGTGAGTCATGCATATACTAATGCAGGTAACAAACAACCTTTGGCTTCAGCAATCTTAGATGTGGCCTCTTGACCTTGGTTCATTGGTACTGGCTGAATACTTCATTTCCAGTCAATAGAAAAAACTATGATGTATTCATTAGGCTCAAGAGGCTACAGTACATTCAGCTGTGATGTTCTGGATGAAATCCAGACTTTTGTCAAATGTTCTTTACCCCAAACATTCCCGTCAGACTCTGCTGTATCTATTTAATAAAATCGGATACGACTAAaacatttgtgtatttgttgaaGGTTATTTTAGCAGCAAGAATCAATGCTTGGTGAACATCAGTATTATTGCAACAGTCATTAATGTCAATTGCACTTATTCATGCCCATTAAACTTTCAACCAGTGCAACTTGTTACCACACATATCAGATAAACCTGCAATATCTGGGTACTATGATACTTCCCGTTATCCTTAAACACTATATAaagatttaatgactttttaattACTGTCAGTAAATTGTCAGGGAtctcaaaatgtcataaaatgacAGATGTTGGACTTTGAGTCTGCTGTGAGGACACATTTATTGAGTATGTGCTTGAGCAGTGCATTCCATTGACACAGACAATAGTGTGGCACTCCTGGGGTTTCACTTCAGTTCATATACTTTGGACTGATTTGTTGATGATTCCGTTCACATGATCAGGACCTGTTTAGCTGAGGTGAAGGGCTGCATAGCCGTGTCTACAGCTTTGTTGTAATCTTGAAGGCCCACCTTGGTGCAGGCAGGAGCTGTCAGCTTTCCCTGCCGGATGAGGTGACAGAGTTCATCCAGCATGGCTCTAAATGCCTCTCCATCTAAGGAGAAAGTCAGTATGTATCattaaatacagtttaaaagaGTATTTTGACCTTTGAAAGCAGAGACTCCATGCCAACTCACCGCTTGAGTGCTCTCTCTTCCACTGTGTGACCCAAAATCCCCGAACCTTCACGTCCTTGAAAATAAGAGCACTCTGGAGAGAACAAGTTTAGTGAGTGTTCTGAGAAAAAAAGTGTCTCTGTGAAGTCAAACGTTAAATCCAGGAGGCTGTAGGAGGTTTCATCTTACCACAGGGACAGTGACTGGCTGTTTGGCCATCCCTCCATATGTCACCATGGATCCTCTAAACCTGAAGCACATGGGAATTATAACATTTTATGATCAGATTTTGTATTTAGCGCAAGATATTAGGTTATGTCAACAAAGATGACAAAGCATCCTCACTGTAGATGACGGAGCAGTTCTGTTGCGCTCTTGCCCCCAACTCCATTTAGTGCAAGTTTAGGTTTTGGACAGgtctttttaaaagaaaaaatatattaggATTTTTTATTCACCAATATCCAAAGCAACATTATCATATCTTTTAAGCTGACCTTGAACAGCTCCTTCATCTCAGGCCGCCTAAGTGCTTCTTCTTTGATCACGTATGTTGCTCCGATGGCCTTCAGCCTATCACTGAGCTGTGTGAACTCTGACCTTTGAAAAGGGAGAAACAATGAAGAAGTTCATTACAGTCATAAATTCTGAAAAACTCTCTCTCTGCTACCCTTGGATAAAAGACCCCATTATCTCACTGTGAGGTTGGCTGATTACCCGAGTCAGTGATTAGGACTGAAATGTTTAGTCTCGTGAAAAACTTGTGTACTTAAGTTCACCTGTCTCTGATGACGTTGATAGTGTTTATTCCCCTCGCAACAGCAATCTGTATTACAGCCTGCCCAACTCCACTGTTGGCTGCGTTCTGGATCACAGAATCACCTGCAAGAACAATGGATTGAGGGGAAACTGTCACATGATGGCTAAAACTACAACATAGAATGCTGTGTTTTTAGGGATAATTTAGGCATATTCAAATCTCCATTTTGATGTGTTTTCCTTATAAGCACTTAccttaaaacttcaattaaaagcctagtcccaattaaataCTATggcccttttactagcctggtatggctccacattttgacaaataaacagctGTCTCAATTACACACCTGGtgtggttgccaagcagttcatttttttaatagaagcTCTGTATAAAagcgggttgttggctacctcaaattatgtgtccgtTCCTCGATTATCctgtaaattattcatattcctttagtccgtaagggtcctcaaaataaaagaatcaaaaaggtttttcataaaaatgaatccaagttgtgagtattgttttaaacagaaaaaagtggCATTGTGTCGGTATGCCGGGCGCCGTAACTCTTTCTCTGATACGCTGTCTGCCGGAGTTATATCagatgaatgattcataactgaCATATTATCTGACGTCtaattttttttaccagtttaaataaacaatttgattgtatttcccgaTCTTTGCAGAGCAATGTTTtggtgtgaaaggaattaaaggcctgtcccaaatacaggcctgttgatttcagtgatttaaacaaataatagcccgggctattaataGCAGTTTTACGGTAAATTGGACGTGTGGTTCCCATCATGTGTATACCAGCTTGCTTGTTGATTATTGCCTGGGTCCATCCCTTGGTCCCTGCCAACTTCACTGAGCTGGCTGATTCGTCTGACGTGACATGAAACAGGGTTTTCTTGGTGGAAACAAAAGATGACCAATGGGTGGTGCGGAAAGACCAATCAGGGCTGAGGTTAATGCCACTGTCAAGCTATTGTGTAACGGTATGCCAAAACCAACAaggagtaataacaacaattGGCAGTGCATTAGACAACATAAACACTACTGTTGAGGCTGTTCTTAATTGATATGTCTTCTCAGTATCACCCAACATACAGCgggtaaaataaatattgaacACGTAACTATATTTCTACTATATTTCTAAAGGTGCTattgtcatgaaattttcaCCAGATGTCGGTAACAACCCATGCAATCCACACATGCAAAGAAATCAAACCATAGATGTCCATAAATTAAGTTATGTGTAATAATGTGAAATGACACAGGGAAAAAGTATTGAACACATGACGAAAGGGAGGTGCAAAAAGGCATGGAAAGCCAAGACACCAGCTGAAATCTATCAGTAATTAGAAAGCAATCCTGCCACTTGTCAGTGCAAATTAATATCAGCTGGTTCAGTCCCAAATGATGGCCTATAAAAAGGTGTCTCATTACCAAGGTGTCACACAAGAAGCATCTCATGATGGGTAAAACCAAAGAGCTGTCTCACGACCTTCACAACCTTATTGTTGCAAAGCATACTGATGGTATTGGTTACAGAAGGATTTCTAAACTTCTGAATGTTCCAGTGAGCACTGTTGGGGCCATAATTCGGAAGTGGAAAGAACATCATTTCACCATAAACCGGCCACGACCAGGTGCTCCTCGCAAGATTTCTGACAGAGGAATGAAAAGAATTATCAGAAGAGTTGTCCAAGAGCCAAGGACCACTTGCGGAGAGCTTCAGAAAGACCTAAAATTAGCAGGTACAATTGtttcaaagaaaacaataaGTAATGCACTCAACCGCCATGGCCTGTATGCACGCTCACCACGCAAGACTCCATTGctgaagaaaaagcatgttgaagCACGTTTAAAGTTTGCTGCACAACATTTAGACAAGCCTGTGAAATACTGGGAGACTATAGTTTGGTCAGATGAGACCAAAATTGAACTCTTTGGATGCCATAATACACACCATGTTTGGAGGTCAAATGGCACTGCACATCACCCCAAAAACACCATACTAACAGTGAAGTTTGGAGGTGGGAACATCATGGTGTGGGGCTGTTTTTCAGCATACGGCACTGGCAAACTTCATATAATTGAAGGAAGGATGAATGGAAAAATGTACCGAGACATTCTTGATAAAAATCTGCTGCCATCTACcaggatgatgaagatgaaacGAGGGTGGACatttcagcaagacaatgaTCCCAAACACACAGCCAAGGAAACTCTCAATTGGTTtcagagaaagaaaataaagctgCTAGAATGGCCCAGCCAATCACCTGACTTGAATCCAATAGAAAATCTGTGGAAAGAACTAAAGATCAGAGTTCACAGAAGAGGCCCACGGAAACTTCAAGATTTGAAGACTGTTTGTGCGGAAGAATGGGCCAAAATCACACCTGAGCAATGTATGTGACTAGTTTCTCCATACAGGAGGCGTCTTGAAGCTGTCATTACCAACAAAGGCTTTTGTACAAAGTATTAAATAAATTTCAGTAAGCGTGTTCAATACTTTTTCCCTGTGTCATTCCATTTTATTACACATAACTTTAATTtctgaaattatttattttggtttcttTGCATGCGTGGATTGCATGGGTTGTTACCGACATCTGGtgaaaatttcatgacaatAGCACCTTTAGAAATATATTTACTGAGAAAAATGGTGACGTgt encodes the following:
- the mecr gene encoding enoyl-[acyl-carrier-protein] reductase, mitochondrial, with protein sequence MWPTFHTVCLRSRAVSRRSVAAALVTCSRHRDNANVSLFSHSAGLAAPTCKALLFRKHGDPSQVVQLEDVDLPPMGAKGVLVKMLAAPINPSDINMIQGTYAILPDLPAVGGNEGVAQVVEVGSQVKTLKAGDWVIPKDAGLGTWRTEAVLAEDDVISLPNDIPLLSAATLGVNPCTAFRMLSDFEELKPGDSVIQNAANSGVGQAVIQIAVARGINTINVIRDRSEFTQLSDRLKAIGATYVIKEEALRRPEMKELFKTCPKPKLALNGVGGKSATELLRHLQFRGSMVTYGGMAKQPVTVPVSALIFKDVKVRGFWVTQWKREHSSDGEAFRAMLDELCHLIRQGKLTAPACTKVGLQDYNKAVDTAMQPFTSAKQVLIM